One part of the Streptomyces sp. NBC_01264 genome encodes these proteins:
- a CDS encoding cupin domain-containing protein, with translation MSSEPIPLSKALASFDALWSPRIVTRVNDYDVRIAKVEGDHIWHVHDDTDEFFLVLDGELHISLREPDGERTVLLPQGAVFTVPRGTEHKPYAPSGAAILMFEPTGTPTVGDRHDEIPEHVDSTTGHELST, from the coding sequence ATGAGCAGCGAACCCATCCCCCTCAGCAAGGCTCTGGCTTCCTTCGATGCCCTGTGGAGCCCCCGCATCGTCACGCGCGTCAACGACTACGACGTCCGCATCGCCAAGGTCGAGGGCGACCACATCTGGCACGTCCACGACGACACCGACGAGTTCTTCCTGGTACTCGACGGCGAGCTGCACATCTCCCTGCGCGAGCCCGACGGGGAGCGCACGGTCCTGCTCCCGCAGGGGGCGGTCTTCACCGTCCCCCGAGGCACAGAGCACAAGCCGTACGCCCCGTCCGGCGCCGCAATCCTCATGTTCGAGCCCACCGGGACACCGACCGTGGGCGATCGCCACGACGAGATCCCAGAGCACGTCGACTCAACAACCGGACACGAACTCAGCACCTGA